GGTTCTGACTCTATGCGAGTATATACTACAGAAATAGAGATGGAACTAGATTTAGCTAAGTTAGGACAGCACATTAAATTAAAACCTCAACAATCTTATGAGTAAGGCGTTTGAATTTAAAAATCAAATACGTTACCTTTATAGTGTAAATAGAGAAAAGGTTGGTGTCTAAATATGAGTGAACAATCTAATGACAAAAAAGCGGACGAACAAGCAAAAGCACAAAACTTATTCGCACGTTGGCGCAAAGAAGAAACTTTGTATAAAGAAGATGAAAAAGATACGCAAGCTGAAGATAAAACGAGCGATGAACAGAAAAAAGAAAGCTAATGCTTTAAAGAACTTGGATAACCAAGTTCTTTTTTTTGAAAAAAATTATTATTCATTAGCTACTTTAATTACGCTTTTACAAAGGAATATTGTTATAATAAAATTAATCATTTTTATTTAGTGAGGGTAATGTAAACATTTTGTTGACTAAAATCTTCTATGTAAAATAAAGTGCTTGTGAATATTAAAGTAACACTTTATTTCGTATCATGAGTAATATAAAATGATAAGTGATTATTAAATTTTAGTGTGCTAATTGAGGTGTTTAGTTTGTCGAAGTTTTTTAAAAATAACAAATTGGTTGTTATTTTATGTGCAATAATTATTTTCATATCCTTAATTGGAATATCATTAAGGTCTCAATCTCAATCGCATGCTGAACAGTATGTTGGAGATTCTGTTTCATTTGGTCAAAGGGTAGTAAGTTATCCTGTTCAATTCGTTACGGGTTATATCGATGATTTGTTTATGAGTAATAAAGATAAAAAACCGTCAAATAAAGAAAAACAATTGCAAGCTGAAAACGAACGGTTAAAAGCTGAAAATAAAAAATATAAAAAAGAATTAGATATTGAAGATATATCAAAATATGAACCAATATCTAGTACTGTTATATCTAGAAACCCCGATCGATGGATGAATACATTAGTAATTAATAAAGGCTCAAAAAATGGCGTGAAAAGCAATATGGCTGTTATGACGTCAGAAGGACTTGTTGGTAGAATTTCAAAAGTTAACCAATTCTCTTCACAAGTAGACTTAGTTTCTACAAATACAAGATCAAACCGTTTATCAGTAAATATTCAACATGATGGTAATAACGTATTTGGTTTAGTAAATCAATATGATGCTAAAAATGCAGAACTAGTAATTTCAGATATTAATAATAAAGATAAAGTTAAAAAAGGTGACAAAGTTGTTACGAGTGGTTTAGCTGATCAGTTACCTAGTAATTTATATATAGGTGAAGTTACTAAAGTTGAAAATGATAAATATGGTTTATCAAAAGAAGTGAAAGTTAAACCGGCTGCATCACTTTCTGATATAAATCACGTTTATGTAGCTAAAAGAGATGCTAAAACGCAACATGATAACGAAAGTGGTGTTAATTAATGAGAGTGTTTTACTACTTTTTAATTGGCGTTATTTTATTTTATATTGATACAGTTATTGGGCTTGTCATTCCTATGCATATCGGTAGTAAAGATATCATTTTTGTTCCACATTTGACGTTAATGTTTTTGTTAACTATTTGTGTATTTAGAAGTTTTGGAGTATCAATAGTCTTAGCGATAGTATTAGGCGCTATTACAGACCTTTATTTCGGTAGTTTCTATGGGTTATATTTATTTGGTTATATTTTATTAGTTGTAATTATGGACTTCTTTTTTAAAGTGTTTTATCGCGATGATGCTATGTTGTTCATAGTTATACTTTTAAGTACCATTGCTATTGAGGTCTATGTAGCGTTAATTTATTCTGCTATAGGGTTAATTCATTTTATGTTTTTAGATTTTTTATTATTACGTATTATACCTACAATAATATTAAATTTTATTTTACTAATAATATTATATCCACTAATAACTAAATTTTTCAGAAAAACTCAAATGAAGATTGACACCAAACAACGCTAATGCTAAAATGCAGTAGTTGAGTAGTTTCAGGCTACATACAACCGCTCGAATTCAGGTTCAAGTACATTGAATGTCACCTGATTTTGGCGTGACTTATATTATAGGAGGTGCAAAGTATGTTTGCTATTATTGAAACAGGTGGAAAACAAATCAAAGTAGAAGAAGGCCAAGAAATTTTCGTTGAAAAATTAGACGTTAATGAAGGTGATGCATTTACATTTGAAAAAGTATTATTTGTAGGTGGCGATTCAGTTAAAGTTGGTGCGCCAACAGTTGAAGGTGCTACGGTTAGTGCTACAGTTAGTAAACAAGGCCGTGGAAAAAAAATCACTGTCT
The genomic region above belongs to Staphylococcus durrellii and contains:
- the mreC gene encoding rod shape-determining protein MreC, which translates into the protein MSKFFKNNKLVVILCAIIIFISLIGISLRSQSQSHAEQYVGDSVSFGQRVVSYPVQFVTGYIDDLFMSNKDKKPSNKEKQLQAENERLKAENKKYKKELDIEDISKYEPISSTVISRNPDRWMNTLVINKGSKNGVKSNMAVMTSEGLVGRISKVNQFSSQVDLVSTNTRSNRLSVNIQHDGNNVFGLVNQYDAKNAELVISDINNKDKVKKGDKVVTSGLADQLPSNLYIGEVTKVENDKYGLSKEVKVKPAASLSDINHVYVAKRDAKTQHDNESGVN
- the mreD gene encoding rod shape-determining protein MreD — its product is MRVFYYFLIGVILFYIDTVIGLVIPMHIGSKDIIFVPHLTLMFLLTICVFRSFGVSIVLAIVLGAITDLYFGSFYGLYLFGYILLVVIMDFFFKVFYRDDAMLFIVILLSTIAIEVYVALIYSAIGLIHFMFLDFLLLRIIPTIILNFILLIILYPLITKFFRKTQMKIDTKQR
- the rplU gene encoding 50S ribosomal protein L21, whose amino-acid sequence is MFAIIETGGKQIKVEEGQEIFVEKLDVNEGDAFTFEKVLFVGGDSVKVGAPTVEGATVSATVSKQGRGKKITVFTYKRRKDSKRKKGHRQPYTKLTIDKINA